The Clostridia bacterium nucleotide sequence AATTAACTTTTTATCGTCGTTGGGAGGTTGGGTTTATTTTCCAGCTATATAATTTAATGTCCTCTCTTACTGCATGTGAGAATGTAGAATTGGCTACAGAGTTAGTAAAGGATCCCCTAGTGGCGAAGGAAGTACTTACTAAAGTTGGTCTTGGGGATAGACTTGATCATTTCCCTTCTCAGCTTTCTGGTGGTGAACAACAAAGGGTAGCTATTGCTCGGGCTATAGCTAAAAGACCTGGTCTACTTTTAGGTGATGAACCAACCGGGGCTTTGGATTATGAAACCGGAATTCAAATTTTGGCACTTCTAAGAAAAATTAATCAAACATATGGTACCACTGTGGTTATTATTACTCATAATTCGGCTATTGCCGAGATGGCTGATCGGGTTGTGCGTTTGCGAAGTGGGGAAATTGTGGAAGATAAAAATAATTATCAACCTCTCCCGGCGGAAAGGATTGTCTGGTAATGAAGGTACTGGATAAAAGGCTTTTTCGTACTTTAAAGAATGCAAAAGCACAGTATGGAGCTGTGGTCATTATAATTTGTATTGGCTTGGCTACTTTGATTGGCTTAAGTAATACAGCACAAAATATGGATAATTCACTAAATGAATATTATCATTCTTATCAATTTGCCGATTTATTTGCTGAATTTACTCCGGTGCCGGTAAATGTAGTGGCAGACTTAAAGAAAATAAGAGAAATAGAAAAAGTTGAGGCTAGGATTGTAACAGATGTGCGGGTTGATATTGGAAGAGAGCCATATCCGGTTTTACGTTTGGTAAGTATTATTCCTCATCAGGAAATTAATCGTTTATATGTACAAAAGGGAAGAATTCCTCAAATAGGTGATGAGCGGGGCATTGCTTTGCTTAATGTTTTTGCGGAAGCAAATAATCTTGTGGTGGGTGATGAAATCACTTTGATTATTCGTGGGGAAGTGTTTCCGGTTACTATTATGGGTATAGTTGATAGCCCGGAATACATTTATGCCATACAAGATATTAAAAATATGCTTCCGGATAATTTGAATTTTGGTGTTGGTTTTATTAATTTATCCCTTTTACAAGAAATTACGGGACTCTCTGGACAAATAAATAATGTTGTTTTTACATTATCCCCGGGGGTAGATGAAAAAAATATTAGGGATAAAATTAAAGAAGATTTTAAAGGTTATGGTTTAAAAAATATTGTCACTAGGGATGATCATGTTAGTCATGCTTTAATGGATATGGAAATTGAACAGTTAAAACGCATGTCACAAGTAGTACCTTTTATGTTTTTAGGTATAGCCGTTTTGGTGATTTATATGTTAGTTTCTCGTCTTGTACAAACTGATCGTGTTATTATTGGTATTCTTAAGGCTACTGGTTATAACAATTACGAGGTAATGGCTCATTATTTAAAATTATCATTAATTTTGGGTTTGACAGGTGCTTTTTTAGGTGTTGGAATGGGATATTTAATGGCTAATTTTGTAACACGTTTAATGATTACTTATTTCCATTTACCTTTATTGGAAATACAGTTTTCTTATCAACTTGTTATTATCGGTTTTCTTTTGATAACACTATTTTGTAGTACAGCCGGTTTAATGGCCGTACGTAAAATAGTGAACATTGTTCCCGCAGAGGCTATGTGTCCTGTGGTTGTTTCCTCTGGTAAAAAAGGTTTACTTGAACAATGGGTGCCTAAATTGTGGATACGCATCACTTTTAGTTGGAAATTAGTACTTAGGGGTATTGGGCGTAATTTGCGTCGTTTCGCCTTATCAGTAATGGGGGTAGCGTTAACTTATGGTATTATATTATTTGCCCTTTACTTTTTTAATGTTTGGAATGTGGTTATTAATGCTCAATTTGGGGAAATGGAAAATTATGATTATACGGTATCTTTTATTCAACCGGTAAATTCGGAAATTATTACCGAAATGTGTTCCTTAAGTTCCATTACTGTAATTGAACCTTATATGGAATTACCTTTTCGAGTAGTTAGTGGGTGGCGGGAACAAACAATTTTGGCTCGGGCATTATCTAAAACTACCGAACTGTATCAATTTAGAAATGAAGCAGGTAAGATTGTTTCTTTGCCTACCAAAGGAGTTTTTCTTTCACAGGGGTTTGCTAAATCTTTGGGAATAGTTGAGGGAGATTTAGTTGCATTATCTTCTTATGCTACTAAAGGACAAACATTTTTAGTCCCGGTAAAGGCGATAGTGGATCAATACTTAGGTTCGGGTTTGTATCTTTCATGGGAGCAACTGGAATGTTTAACAGGACAAAAAGGGGTTTTTTCTGGTGTAGTACTCAATTCTTCCGCAGATATTAAGCGTGTTTTTCAAAACATGCCTAATATTGAATCTATCCATTCCAGTGCAGATTTAGTAGATATTTTTACCGAATACTGGGGGATGATTATTGCTTCTATGGGCTTTATAGTTTTCTTGGGAGGACTTTTAGGTTTTGCCATTTTATATAATACTATTTCAGTTAGTCTTTCTGAACGTAGGCGAGAACTTTCTTCTTTGAGGATATTAGGTTTTTCACAAAAAGAAATTTTTCGGTTGATAATTCGCGAAAATATGCTTGCTTTGTTAGTAGGTATATTATCGGGGATTCCTCTTGGTAAGATAATGATTGTAGGTTTAATGAATGCTATTTTGACAGGTTCCACAGGTGAAATGTTTTATTTCCCGACCGCAATCACGCCAATAACCTATTTATTAACAGCAGTTTTTGTGTTCGGGTTTATGTGTTTTACTCTTTTTGTTATACGTCGTAAGGTTTATAATTTAGATTTTTTGGAAGCATTATCAAGTCGATTTACTTGAGGGGGGAAGGAGATGACAGAAAAAAGAAAATTAATGCTTGGTGCTGTGGGAATATTATTGATTGTTTTAGTAGTAGTTTTCTATAGTCAAAAACAAGGTTTTGCAGTGGAGACTATGGTAGTAGAAAAAAGGGAAATTGTTCGTACAGTACTGGCAAGCGGACATTTTCAAGCGGTAGAAAAACATGAAATAATGGCACGTGATCCTATTATGGTTAAGGATGTTTTGGTAAAAGCAGGTGATGATATAGAAAAGGGTCAAAGGTTGGCTGTTCTTGATGTTGTTAGTATTGAAGCGGAAAAGCGGACCATTATGGCTGAACTTGCCGGTGTTAATACCCAATTGGTCAGTCTAGAAACTATTTTGCCTCTACAAAAAGCTCAAATTAAAAGTGAAATGTTAACGGTTGTGGAAAGTTTAAAACAAGCTCAAAAAGAGGTCGAGGCAATGACAAGGCTTTATCAATTGGGGGCTGTATCGGAAATGGATTGGCGACAAGCCCAAAATGATTTAGCGGTTTGGCAGTCAAAGGAACAGGCGATTAGAACTCAAAAAGCTCAAATAGAATCTCAAGCAATACTTATTAAACAGTATCAAGAGCAAAAGGAAGCTTTGCATAGTCGCTTGCAAGTTTTGGAGGAAAAAT carries:
- a CDS encoding ABC transporter ATP-binding protein, with the protein product MPKKVLISLENVYKTYLLGEVKVGALSNLSLKIYQGELMVVLGPSGSGKTTLLNIIGGMDRPTAGQVFYKEEMISKYSDRELTFYRRWEVGFIFQLYNLMSSLTACENVELATELVKDPLVAKEVLTKVGLGDRLDHFPSQLSGGEQQRVAIARAIAKRPGLLLGDEPTGALDYETGIQILALLRKINQTYGTTVVIITHNSAIAEMADRVVRLRSGEIVEDKNNYQPLPAERIVW
- a CDS encoding ABC transporter permease, translating into MKVLDKRLFRTLKNAKAQYGAVVIIICIGLATLIGLSNTAQNMDNSLNEYYHSYQFADLFAEFTPVPVNVVADLKKIREIEKVEARIVTDVRVDIGREPYPVLRLVSIIPHQEINRLYVQKGRIPQIGDERGIALLNVFAEANNLVVGDEITLIIRGEVFPVTIMGIVDSPEYIYAIQDIKNMLPDNLNFGVGFINLSLLQEITGLSGQINNVVFTLSPGVDEKNIRDKIKEDFKGYGLKNIVTRDDHVSHALMDMEIEQLKRMSQVVPFMFLGIAVLVIYMLVSRLVQTDRVIIGILKATGYNNYEVMAHYLKLSLILGLTGAFLGVGMGYLMANFVTRLMITYFHLPLLEIQFSYQLVIIGFLLITLFCSTAGLMAVRKIVNIVPAEAMCPVVVSSGKKGLLEQWVPKLWIRITFSWKLVLRGIGRNLRRFALSVMGVALTYGIILFALYFFNVWNVVINAQFGEMENYDYTVSFIQPVNSEIITEMCSLSSITVIEPYMELPFRVVSGWREQTILARALSKTTELYQFRNEAGKIVSLPTKGVFLSQGFAKSLGIVEGDLVALSSYATKGQTFLVPVKAIVDQYLGSGLYLSWEQLECLTGQKGVFSGVVLNSSADIKRVFQNMPNIESIHSSADLVDIFTEYWGMIIASMGFIVFLGGLLGFAILYNTISVSLSERRRELSSLRILGFSQKEIFRLIIRENMLALLVGILSGIPLGKIMIVGLMNAILTGSTGEMFYFPTAITPITYLLTAVFVFGFMCFTLFVIRRKVYNLDFLEALSSRFT
- a CDS encoding HlyD family efflux transporter periplasmic adaptor subunit encodes the protein MTEKRKLMLGAVGILLIVLVVVFYSQKQGFAVETMVVEKREIVRTVLASGHFQAVEKHEIMARDPIMVKDVLVKAGDDIEKGQRLAVLDVVSIEAEKRTIMAELAGVNTQLVSLETILPLQKAQIKSEMLTVVESLKQAQKEVEAMTRLYQLGAVSEMDWRQAQNDLAVWQSKEQAIRTQKAQIESQAILIKQYQEQKEALHSRLQVLEEKLNYYQMRASLSGKVREVYAEVGTMVGVGAPLFLLSTSDLMVSAEILAQDAPSLAVDQKVLISGEVLSTRVLPGKIKYIHPQAVEKMSELGVVQQRIPIEIMFNETVENMLPGYPVEVKIITAEKMALAVPREAVFTVKNQDGVFIVKKRRAIFTPVEIGIEGEDYFEVLSGLVDGDLVILNPPKEIDDGVFIKLNC